Proteins encoded by one window of Cystobacter ferrugineus:
- a CDS encoding DUF5694 domain-containing protein — MLQGVTGLVFPLTLAAMLCAASANAQESAKIFDPSTLKGPAEGKPNEVMVLGTAHLKYLPAAFKPENLKLLNERLLAWKPRIIATENLSGTQCAYMRQYPQRYKDSIASYCGWDPAPARAATGLDVPAATAEAARLLAAWPASPAPAQRRRLAAVFLAGGEPVSALVQWLRLPKAERRAGDGLDATLVAALENRRIGRGARGEDNLLAAPLAAALGLERVVSMDDHTADSPDADPKAAGEAIAKAWDNPSVAKIRQLDEQLHARVGDAEGVMEMYRTLNDRGRARLMFDGDFGAALEEPSPRQYGRGYVSYWETRNLRMAANIREAIGDQPGSRTLVIVGAAHKGYLEAYLNQMHDVRIVSTDQVLR, encoded by the coding sequence ATGCTGCAAGGAGTGACTGGCCTCGTATTTCCATTGACCTTGGCCGCCATGCTGTGCGCCGCGAGCGCGAACGCCCAGGAGTCCGCGAAAATCTTCGACCCGAGCACGCTGAAGGGCCCGGCGGAAGGCAAGCCGAACGAGGTGATGGTGCTCGGCACGGCCCACCTGAAGTACCTGCCGGCCGCCTTCAAACCCGAGAACCTCAAGCTCCTGAACGAACGCCTGCTGGCCTGGAAGCCGCGCATCATCGCCACCGAGAACCTGTCCGGCACCCAGTGCGCCTACATGCGCCAGTACCCACAGCGCTACAAGGACTCCATCGCATCGTATTGCGGCTGGGACCCGGCGCCGGCGCGCGCCGCGACCGGCCTGGACGTGCCGGCAGCCACCGCCGAAGCCGCGCGCCTGCTGGCGGCCTGGCCCGCGTCGCCGGCGCCTGCCCAGCGGCGCCGTCTGGCGGCCGTGTTCCTGGCCGGCGGCGAGCCGGTGTCGGCGCTGGTGCAATGGCTGCGCCTGCCGAAAGCGGAGCGCCGCGCCGGCGACGGCCTCGACGCAACCCTGGTCGCAGCGCTCGAGAATCGCCGCATCGGGCGTGGCGCGCGCGGCGAGGATAACCTGCTCGCCGCCCCACTGGCGGCCGCGCTGGGCCTGGAGCGCGTGGTCAGCATGGACGACCATACGGCGGACTCGCCGGACGCGGACCCGAAAGCGGCCGGCGAAGCGATCGCGAAGGCCTGGGATAATCCGTCGGTCGCCAAGATCAGGCAGCTCGACGAACAGCTGCATGCCCGGGTCGGCGATGCCGAGGGCGTGATGGAGATGTATCGCACCTTGAACGATCGCGGGCGCGCCAGGCTCATGTTCGACGGCGACTTCGGCGCGGCGCTCGAGGAGCCTTCGCCGCGGCAGTACGGCCGCGGCTACGTCAGCTACTGGGAGACGCGCAACCTGCGCATGGCCGCGAACATCCGCGAAGCCATCGGCGATCAGCCGGGCAGCCGCACGCTGGTCATCGTCGGCGCGGCCCACAAGGGATATCTCGAAGCCTACCTGAACCAGATGCACGACGTGCGCATCGTGTCGACCGACCAGGTGCTGCGCTAG
- a CDS encoding RidA family protein, producing the protein MSSSNRKTASFGVPWEKAYGYVQAVRLNNTIYVSGQLSHTPRGELVAPAALGADGKPADFSTMEAQMKRTYENAEVLLAELGATMADVVEETLFVLDVPSAFAASSKVRPLVYKQAVPQVASNLIGVSALAFPEQLIEIAFRAEVEG; encoded by the coding sequence ATGAGCAGCTCGAATCGAAAGACCGCCAGCTTCGGGGTTCCTTGGGAAAAGGCGTATGGCTACGTGCAGGCCGTACGCTTGAACAACACCATCTACGTCTCCGGCCAGCTTTCGCACACCCCGCGGGGCGAGCTCGTCGCTCCGGCAGCGCTGGGCGCGGACGGCAAGCCCGCGGACTTCTCGACCATGGAAGCGCAGATGAAGCGCACCTACGAGAATGCCGAGGTGCTGCTGGCCGAACTGGGCGCGACCATGGCGGACGTGGTGGAAGAAACGCTGTTCGTGCTCGACGTTCCGTCTGCCTTCGCAGCCAGTTCGAAGGTGCGGCCGCTGGTCTACAAGCAGGCGGTGCCGCAGGTTGCCAGCAATCTGATCGGCGTGTCTGCCTTGGCCTTCCCCGAGCAGCTGATCGAGATTGCATTCAGGGCGGAAGTCGAGGGCTGA
- the hrpA gene encoding ATP-dependent RNA helicase HrpA, translating into MSGDSPVPTPGGLPTLHFPPELPISSRVEDITAAITAHQVVIVAGATGSGKTTQLPKVLLAMGRGRPRQIGVTQPRRIAATSVAARVARELGTELGTDVGYQIRFEDRSSRRTAVKFMTDGVLLAQIHGDPLLSRYDTIVLDEAHERSLTIDFLLGWLKRILPRRPDLKVVVSSATIETERFSRFFGGAPVIQVEGRTFPVDVLYEPPPEDAELADSVADAVADVLSLDPDGDVLVFLPGEREIREAENALNARELRGTVVQPLYARLSAAEQSRVFATIPERRVILATNVAETSVTIPGIVYVVDTGVARLSRYDPRSGTTRLHIEPVSQASADQRKGRCGRVREGICVRLYDEVGFTTRPAFTDPEIKRTGLAGVILRMKSLGLGDVEDFPFLDPPQPRAIAEGWRVLEELGAIEGKERTLTPLGYQLARFPVDPRIARMILAGAEYGCLDEVLIVAAALNLQDPRERPRELAQKADESHRRFRDEHSDFTGLLKLWAFVREAEGRGTSHLRRVCRDNFLSFLRVREWRDVQRQLEETVRELRLPRKGRGAPARGDVLHQALLTGLLSRIGQWNPEQRHYTGAKQTRFMVHPSSALAKKPPAWVMAFELVETSQLFARTVAKLDPEWLAAAAPHLLKRSYSEPHWSEKSARAVVKENATLFGLQVFKERPVALASMDPARARLMFLEHALVRGEYRTRGAFQEKNRQVLERVARLRDKARRSELLDSEALLTFFDQCVPADVTDGASFEAWRRKAEAADPDVLVLSMEDALAHDPGLSPAHYPDAITLHGASVPVTYTFDPAAEDDGITLSVPLLLLAQLVPGELDWTIPGWQREKLTALLEQLPRAQRKQLGPVPDLVDRLEKELVPFRGPMIPALARAVSRLCGVDVPEESLRADAVAPYLRITLRVLDERGRELARSRDADALLEQYGGHARAALRSAAPTSDWERKGLTAWTFGELPPVVTRRVGGLEVRSYPALVDRGAAVDLVLLETSSAADAATRTGVRRLLMLAARGHVAVSAARMPPPFPSLDGAPPARGQADAFRALVLARSVDDAFKLAPGAPLPRTKAAFEALVREGSPRIEPAARDWANAVAVTSSELAATLAALKAASKGPSGAAAVRDIRSQLGHLFPANLIEWIPFVRLLNYPRYLRAAQARLSRAVANPGKDAGKAAPFTPLWETFLARRATVRDQEAARELRWAFEELRVALFAPEVTTPVSVTVAKVDAALAALR; encoded by the coding sequence ATGTCCGGCGACTCACCCGTCCCCACCCCCGGTGGCTTGCCCACCCTGCACTTCCCCCCCGAGCTCCCCATCTCGAGCCGGGTGGAGGACATCACCGCGGCCATCACCGCCCATCAGGTGGTCATTGTCGCGGGGGCCACCGGCTCGGGGAAGACGACGCAGCTGCCGAAAGTCCTGCTCGCCATGGGGCGCGGCCGCCCGCGCCAGATTGGCGTCACCCAGCCCCGGCGTATCGCCGCGACGAGCGTGGCGGCGCGCGTGGCACGCGAGCTCGGCACGGAGCTGGGCACGGACGTCGGCTACCAGATTCGCTTCGAGGACCGCTCGTCCCGGCGGACGGCCGTGAAGTTCATGACCGACGGGGTCCTGCTCGCGCAGATTCACGGCGACCCGCTCCTGAGCCGCTACGACACGATCGTGCTCGACGAGGCCCACGAGCGCAGCCTCACCATCGACTTCCTGCTGGGGTGGCTCAAGCGCATCCTCCCCAGGCGCCCCGACCTCAAGGTGGTGGTGAGCTCGGCCACCATCGAGACCGAGCGCTTCTCGCGGTTCTTCGGGGGGGCTCCGGTCATCCAGGTGGAGGGCCGTACCTTTCCGGTGGACGTGCTCTACGAGCCGCCCCCCGAGGACGCCGAGCTCGCCGACTCCGTCGCCGATGCGGTGGCGGACGTGCTCTCGCTCGACCCGGACGGGGACGTCCTCGTGTTCCTCCCCGGGGAGCGGGAAATCCGCGAGGCCGAGAATGCCCTGAACGCGCGCGAGCTCCGCGGCACGGTGGTGCAGCCCCTGTATGCGCGCCTGTCGGCCGCCGAGCAGTCGCGCGTCTTCGCCACCATCCCCGAGCGCCGGGTCATCCTCGCCACCAACGTCGCGGAGACGTCGGTCACCATCCCGGGGATCGTCTACGTCGTGGACACGGGGGTGGCGCGCCTGTCGCGCTACGACCCACGCTCGGGCACCACGCGCCTGCACATCGAGCCGGTCTCCCAGGCCAGCGCCGACCAGCGCAAAGGGCGCTGCGGACGCGTGCGCGAGGGGATCTGCGTGCGCCTCTACGACGAGGTGGGCTTCACCACGCGGCCCGCCTTCACCGACCCGGAAATCAAGCGCACCGGGCTCGCGGGGGTCATCCTGCGGATGAAGTCCCTCGGCCTCGGTGACGTCGAGGACTTCCCCTTCCTCGACCCGCCCCAGCCGAGGGCCATCGCCGAGGGCTGGCGGGTGCTCGAGGAACTCGGGGCCATCGAGGGCAAGGAGCGCACCTTGACGCCGCTCGGGTACCAGCTCGCGCGCTTCCCGGTGGACCCGCGCATCGCGCGGATGATTCTCGCCGGCGCCGAGTACGGGTGCCTGGACGAGGTGCTCATCGTCGCCGCGGCGCTCAACCTGCAGGACCCGCGCGAGCGGCCACGGGAGCTCGCGCAGAAGGCGGATGAGTCGCACCGGCGCTTCCGTGACGAGCACTCGGACTTCACGGGGCTACTCAAGCTGTGGGCGTTCGTGCGCGAGGCCGAGGGCCGGGGGACGTCCCATCTGCGGCGCGTGTGCCGGGACAACTTCCTGTCCTTCCTGCGGGTGCGCGAGTGGCGGGACGTCCAACGCCAGCTCGAGGAGACCGTCCGCGAGCTGCGCCTGCCGCGCAAGGGCCGGGGCGCCCCGGCGCGCGGGGACGTCCTGCACCAGGCGCTCCTCACCGGGCTCCTGTCCCGCATCGGCCAGTGGAATCCGGAGCAGCGCCACTATACGGGCGCGAAGCAGACGCGCTTCATGGTCCACCCCTCGTCGGCGCTCGCGAAAAAGCCCCCTGCCTGGGTGATGGCGTTCGAGCTCGTGGAGACGTCCCAGCTTTTCGCGCGCACCGTGGCGAAGCTCGACCCGGAGTGGCTCGCGGCGGCGGCCCCCCACCTGCTCAAGCGCAGCTACTCCGAACCGCACTGGTCGGAGAAGTCCGCGCGCGCCGTAGTGAAGGAGAACGCGACCCTCTTCGGGCTTCAAGTCTTCAAGGAGCGCCCCGTGGCCCTGGCCAGCATGGACCCCGCCCGGGCACGGCTGATGTTCCTCGAGCATGCCCTGGTGCGCGGCGAGTACCGCACCCGGGGGGCGTTCCAGGAGAAGAACCGCCAGGTGCTCGAGCGCGTGGCGCGCCTGCGGGACAAGGCCCGGCGCAGCGAGCTGCTCGACAGCGAGGCGCTGCTGACGTTCTTCGACCAGTGCGTCCCGGCGGACGTGACGGACGGAGCGAGCTTCGAGGCCTGGCGCCGCAAGGCCGAGGCGGCCGACCCCGACGTGCTCGTCCTCTCGATGGAGGATGCCCTCGCGCACGACCCGGGCCTGTCCCCGGCGCACTACCCGGACGCCATCACCCTGCACGGCGCGTCCGTGCCGGTGACGTACACCTTCGACCCCGCGGCCGAGGACGACGGCATCACCCTGAGCGTGCCGCTGCTGCTGCTCGCCCAGTTGGTCCCGGGTGAGCTCGACTGGACCATCCCCGGGTGGCAGCGAGAGAAACTCACCGCCCTGCTCGAGCAGCTCCCCCGCGCCCAGCGCAAGCAGCTGGGGCCGGTGCCGGACCTGGTCGACCGTCTCGAGAAGGAACTGGTGCCCTTCCGCGGGCCGATGATTCCAGCACTCGCGCGTGCGGTGTCCCGGCTGTGCGGCGTGGACGTGCCCGAGGAGTCCCTCCGGGCGGATGCCGTGGCGCCGTACCTGCGCATCACGCTCCGGGTGCTCGACGAGCGGGGAAGGGAGCTCGCGCGGAGCCGCGACGCCGACGCGCTGCTCGAGCAGTACGGGGGACATGCACGGGCGGCGCTGCGCAGCGCGGCACCGACTTCGGACTGGGAGCGCAAGGGGCTGACGGCCTGGACCTTCGGCGAGCTGCCCCCCGTGGTCACCCGGCGGGTCGGCGGGCTCGAGGTCCGCAGCTACCCCGCGCTCGTCGACCGGGGCGCTGCCGTGGACCTGGTGCTGCTCGAAACCTCCTCCGCCGCCGACGCGGCCACGCGCACGGGGGTCCGCCGGCTCCTGATGCTCGCCGCGCGCGGACACGTGGCCGTCAGCGCCGCGCGCATGCCGCCGCCCTTCCCGTCCCTGGACGGCGCGCCGCCCGCGCGGGGCCAGGCCGACGCCTTCCGGGCGCTCGTCCTCGCACGCAGCGTCGACGATGCGTTCAAGCTCGCACCGGGTGCGCCGCTGCCCCGCACGAAGGCGGCCTTCGAGGCGCTGGTCCGTGAGGGCTCACCGCGCATCGAGCCTGCGGCCCGGGACTGGGCGAACGCCGTCGCTGTCACCTCCTCGGAGCTCGCCGCGACGCTCGCTGCACTCAAGGCCGCATCAAAGGGGCCGAGCGGCGCGGCGGCCGTGCGGGACATCCGCTCGCAGCTCGGGCACCTGTTCCCCGCGAACCTCATCGAGTGGATTCCCTTCGTGCGCCTGCTGAACTACCCGCGCTACCTCCGCGCGGCCCAGGCACGGCTGTCGCGTGCGGTGGCGAACCCCGGCAAGGACGCAGGGAAGGCCGCGCCCTTCACCCCCCTGTGGGAGACCTTCCTCGCCAGGCGCGCCACCGTGCGTGACCAGGAGGCGGCGCGGGAGCTGCGGTGGGCCTTCGAGGAGCTCCGCGTGGCCCTCTTCGCTCCGGAGGTGACGACGCCCGTGTCGGTGACGGTGGCGAAAGTCGACGCGGCCCTCGCGGCGCTGCGCTAG
- a CDS encoding EF-hand domain-containing protein gives MEMRQLVGMASRWMPGVLLVTSLLLPTTEARAECCGGWPDCVVGSDACNIFCCNCSGPCSNFGVSCSNGPVSVSGVLGYCPGYDNCGNSGFCGPGYQCCNNNQSCCGSSKAADEAEGAQGTPVQKAVEASFAKTSTEANQSKASTDATQRCLERFKSIDTDKNGSVSQAEFLAWAKKNNLPHSRAELDKVFNELDKDNSKSIEIVEFDAQAAQDGKAGKK, from the coding sequence ATGGAAATGCGACAGCTCGTTGGAATGGCTTCACGGTGGATGCCCGGTGTCCTGCTCGTCACCTCGCTGTTGTTGCCGACCACCGAGGCCCGCGCGGAGTGCTGTGGCGGCTGGCCGGACTGCGTCGTGGGTTCAGACGCCTGCAACATCTTCTGTTGCAACTGCTCCGGGCCCTGCTCCAACTTCGGCGTCTCCTGCTCCAATGGGCCTGTCTCGGTCAGCGGTGTCCTGGGGTACTGCCCGGGGTATGACAACTGTGGCAACTCGGGCTTCTGCGGGCCCGGCTACCAGTGCTGCAACAACAACCAGTCATGCTGCGGCTCGAGCAAGGCGGCAGATGAAGCCGAGGGCGCGCAAGGCACTCCTGTCCAGAAGGCCGTGGAAGCCAGCTTCGCGAAGACATCCACCGAGGCCAATCAGTCGAAGGCCTCCACCGATGCCACCCAGCGCTGCCTGGAGCGCTTCAAGTCGATCGACACCGACAAGAATGGCAGCGTATCCCAGGCGGAGTTCCTGGCATGGGCCAAGAAGAACAACCTGCCCCACAGCCGCGCCGAGCTTGACAAGGTCTTCAATGAACTCGACAAGGACAACAGCAAGTCCATCGAGATTGTCGAGTTCGATGCCCAGGCGGCCCAGGACGGCAAGGCGGGGAAGAAGTAG
- a CDS encoding choice-of-anchor K domain-containing protein, producing the protein MTTAVTSGIWSGINASPPGLAGLNSQHVRWGVPAGGAGQSGYVFTGRTVEVPLDGTTFVLGTFTHQNFPIYGYQPGQFDVSLRVHVTFSGGVLARDFSFTFHHNETPNIGPAPDDLVDLPTLRSPETIEIDGEEYALVIEGFMQGGKLVTRFISPENGSNSADIIAKLVQIVKPVQTYMFKVLNPDGSVFGSGCFTYKGEEYPVDIAHVIGGLGRGSKLTEFWYHDPLVGSLGLSELLSLNFQRGADGEPSRFAINGFKLPGAASGITAGTATREKPGPVTTHRSEDKEHGNEGRTLVFPGICRPGQVQQQPEPAVPLVDLVIVIDSSTSMKPDATSLSNSVSAAIEAAKSKCPSDLKVSYLGIEGKFSDSLFRTTIREHLTRLGVAESAIRGRKRGTVTSGGAQEDGGRAIEDVVTHNDWRPNAKRAILFLGDEGMEGGDNVDAEDIAAANKAIEVAKAGSTRVHTYLAKSGADEKTRKANQAEFARVAAETGGKAFTYEDTLQGFQELLEEVICASKQPEQPVVEDCKCCKECMERKVAAAAKP; encoded by the coding sequence ATGACCACAGCAGTGACTTCGGGCATCTGGTCGGGCATCAACGCTTCTCCGCCGGGGCTCGCCGGGTTGAACAGCCAGCACGTCCGGTGGGGCGTGCCCGCCGGCGGCGCCGGGCAGAGCGGATACGTCTTCACGGGCCGCACCGTCGAGGTGCCGCTCGACGGCACGACGTTCGTGCTCGGCACGTTCACGCACCAGAACTTCCCGATCTACGGCTATCAGCCCGGGCAATTCGACGTCAGCCTGAGGGTTCACGTCACGTTCAGCGGGGGCGTGCTGGCGAGGGACTTCAGCTTCACCTTCCACCACAACGAGACGCCGAACATCGGGCCGGCGCCCGACGATCTGGTCGATCTGCCGACCTTGCGATCGCCGGAGACCATCGAGATCGACGGCGAGGAGTACGCGCTCGTCATCGAGGGCTTCATGCAGGGCGGCAAGCTGGTGACGAGGTTCATCAGCCCCGAGAACGGCTCCAACAGCGCCGATATCATCGCCAAGCTCGTGCAGATCGTGAAGCCGGTCCAGACCTACATGTTCAAGGTCCTCAACCCGGACGGCTCGGTGTTCGGTAGCGGGTGCTTCACCTACAAGGGCGAGGAGTACCCCGTCGACATCGCGCACGTCATCGGTGGGCTGGGGCGCGGGTCGAAGCTCACGGAGTTCTGGTATCACGACCCGCTGGTCGGCTCGCTCGGGCTGAGCGAGCTGCTCTCGCTGAACTTCCAGCGGGGGGCCGACGGTGAGCCGTCGCGCTTCGCCATCAATGGATTCAAGCTCCCCGGCGCGGCGAGCGGCATCACCGCGGGGACGGCCACGCGCGAGAAGCCGGGGCCGGTGACCACGCACCGCTCCGAGGACAAGGAGCATGGCAACGAGGGGCGCACGCTGGTCTTCCCCGGGATCTGCCGCCCGGGCCAGGTCCAGCAGCAGCCGGAGCCCGCGGTCCCCCTCGTCGACCTGGTCATCGTGATCGACTCGAGCACGTCGATGAAGCCCGACGCGACGAGCCTCAGCAACTCGGTCAGCGCGGCCATCGAGGCGGCGAAGTCGAAGTGCCCGTCGGACCTCAAGGTCAGCTACCTGGGGATCGAGGGGAAGTTCTCCGACTCGCTATTCCGCACGACCATCCGCGAGCACCTCACCAGGCTCGGCGTCGCCGAGTCGGCGATTCGCGGGCGCAAGCGCGGCACGGTGACATCTGGTGGCGCGCAGGAGGACGGCGGGCGCGCGATCGAGGACGTGGTGACGCACAACGACTGGCGCCCGAACGCCAAGCGCGCGATCCTCTTCCTCGGCGACGAGGGTATGGAGGGCGGCGACAACGTCGACGCCGAGGATATCGCCGCCGCCAACAAGGCGATCGAGGTCGCCAAGGCCGGGAGCACGCGGGTGCACACCTACCTGGCCAAGAGCGGGGCGGACGAGAAGACGCGCAAGGCCAACCAGGCCGAGTTCGCGCGCGTGGCGGCCGAGACCGGCGGCAAGGCCTTCACGTACGAGGACACCCTGCAGGGCTTCCAGGAACTGCTCGAGGAGGTCATCTGCGCGAGCAAGCAGCCGGAGCAGCCGGTGGTGGAGGACTGCAAGTGCTGCAAGGAGTGCATGGAGCGCAAGGTCGCCGCCGCGGCGAAGCCGTGA
- a CDS encoding LysR family transcriptional regulator, whose translation MLSNLTLDQLRVLVTIADTGSFSAAGRELRRAQSAISQAVATLENLQGVLLFDRSGHRPRLTEIGRVLVEQARLVLASATRFEAVAASTRAGLEPELALAIDPLVPTAPLIDSIRALSGTFPDLPVSFSTEGLGGAVRRLRNGSAALGICLLLPTIPEDIAASPLLRIGLQAVVAPTHPLATLGRPVTRGDLEPHVQLVLSDPMDAGGANYGLLSSRLWRFVDLGRRLDFLLAGFGWCRMPEHLVAGSIAAGHLVPLQLDDDSTPAGGLTIYAAHRRDRVLGVAGRWLLDELKRRLSSDSGPGPYPSAPGRQSSQVVDRASAASRVAPTTRKVPRKPSTS comes from the coding sequence ATGCTGAGCAACCTCACCCTGGATCAACTGCGCGTCCTCGTGACGATCGCCGACACGGGCAGCTTTTCCGCGGCCGGCCGTGAACTCAGACGTGCGCAATCGGCGATCAGCCAGGCCGTGGCGACGCTCGAGAACCTGCAGGGAGTCCTGCTCTTCGACCGGAGCGGTCACCGGCCACGGCTGACCGAAATCGGGCGCGTACTCGTCGAGCAGGCACGTCTGGTGTTGGCGAGCGCGACCCGGTTCGAGGCGGTGGCGGCGAGCACGCGCGCGGGGCTGGAGCCCGAGCTCGCGCTCGCGATCGATCCCCTGGTGCCGACGGCGCCGCTGATCGACAGCATTCGCGCGCTCAGCGGCACCTTTCCCGATCTCCCCGTCAGCTTCTCCACCGAGGGGCTCGGAGGCGCGGTGCGACGCCTGCGAAACGGTTCGGCCGCGCTGGGAATCTGCCTGCTCCTGCCCACCATCCCCGAGGACATCGCCGCCTCCCCGCTGCTGCGTATTGGATTGCAGGCCGTGGTGGCGCCCACGCATCCGCTCGCCACGCTCGGACGACCGGTGACGCGGGGAGACCTGGAGCCCCATGTCCAGCTCGTCCTGTCGGACCCGATGGATGCCGGTGGCGCGAACTACGGACTCTTGAGCTCCAGGCTCTGGCGCTTCGTCGACCTCGGGCGGCGTCTGGACTTCCTGCTGGCTGGCTTTGGCTGGTGCCGGATGCCCGAGCACCTCGTCGCCGGCTCCATCGCCGCGGGGCACCTGGTGCCGCTCCAGCTCGACGACGATTCGACTCCAGCCGGAGGGCTGACCATCTACGCGGCCCACCGACGCGACCGCGTGCTGGGGGTCGCCGGCCGGTGGTTGCTCGACGAGCTGAAGCGCCGTTTGTCTTCGGATTCAGGCCCGGGGCCCTATCCCTCGGCGCCGGGCCGCCAGAGCTCCCAGGTGGTCGACAGGGCCTCGGCGGCGTCCCGGGTGGCGCCCACGACGAGGAAGGTGCCGCGCAAGCCCTCCACGAGCTGA
- a CDS encoding FMN-dependent NADH-azoreductase, producing MPRLLVIETSPRGDHSISRHMTRRFVAEWRASHPGGEVVERDLMETELPFVTAPWLQAYFTPPEQHSPAMKDVLRLSDALVAELLAADHLVIATPVYNYNVPAALKAWVDHIVRKGLTLGHDGQGLVTGKKATVLLASGGVYTEGSPIRDRDIATRYLRLILNVIGITDVTVVAGGGAKVVDLGKETMDGFLARIEPDIERAAAS from the coding sequence ATGCCCAGGCTTCTCGTCATTGAAACCAGTCCGCGTGGCGATCATTCGATTTCACGTCACATGACCCGCCGCTTCGTCGCCGAATGGCGCGCCTCACATCCGGGCGGCGAAGTGGTCGAGCGGGATCTCATGGAGACCGAACTCCCGTTCGTCACCGCGCCCTGGCTCCAGGCCTATTTCACGCCGCCCGAGCAGCACTCGCCCGCGATGAAGGACGTGCTTCGACTGTCGGACGCGCTCGTCGCGGAGTTGCTCGCCGCCGACCACCTCGTCATCGCCACGCCCGTCTATAATTACAACGTGCCGGCCGCCCTGAAGGCGTGGGTGGATCACATCGTGCGCAAGGGATTGACGCTGGGCCACGACGGGCAGGGCCTCGTCACGGGCAAGAAGGCGACGGTCCTGCTCGCCTCGGGCGGCGTGTATACCGAAGGGTCGCCCATCCGGGATCGCGACATCGCAACGCGCTACCTGCGCCTGATCCTGAACGTGATTGGCATTACCGACGTGACGGTGGTCGCGGGCGGGGGCGCGAAGGTGGTCGACCTGGGCAAGGAGACGATGGACGGATTCCTGGCCCGGATCGAACCCGACATCGAGCGCGCCGCGGCGAGCTGA
- a CDS encoding protocatechuate 3,4-dioxygenase has product MSTKTKSMTRRGLLGAMGLAVVAVPLPRFLAWAKPSVKPVGRGWATGGTAAMTGARSYPNPFTSQPGAACKLTCAQIVGPCHGNTQVRQDISEGHPGLPVRLAFRVLDERCQPVEGASVDIWHAGPEGTYSGDDQHALCNADDEKARAAHWFRGVQRTNAEGRVDFNTCFPGWYPTRTVHIHFTIQVAGVESVTSQLYFEDSLNDDILRTQALYNTRGTRDTRNTDDKVASPDQQSDFVLQTQKMPDGALLAWKTFIVRSSTGLPLCEANSEHIQALLKSGVNPSDPSTFPPGMLPSKLSR; this is encoded by the coding sequence ATGAGCACGAAGACGAAGAGCATGACGCGCCGGGGACTCCTCGGCGCGATGGGTCTGGCGGTGGTGGCGGTTCCGCTTCCCCGTTTCCTGGCCTGGGCGAAGCCCTCCGTGAAGCCAGTGGGCAGGGGCTGGGCCACGGGAGGCACCGCCGCGATGACCGGGGCTCGCAGCTATCCCAATCCCTTCACCTCCCAACCAGGCGCGGCGTGCAAGCTGACGTGCGCGCAGATCGTGGGCCCCTGCCATGGGAACACCCAGGTGCGCCAGGACATCAGCGAGGGGCACCCGGGGCTGCCCGTGCGGCTCGCGTTCCGGGTCCTGGATGAGCGCTGTCAGCCCGTCGAGGGGGCCAGCGTGGACATCTGGCATGCCGGGCCCGAGGGGACGTATTCGGGCGACGATCAGCACGCGCTCTGCAATGCGGATGACGAGAAGGCTCGCGCCGCGCATTGGTTCCGGGGCGTGCAGAGGACCAACGCCGAGGGCCGGGTGGATTTCAATACCTGCTTTCCGGGCTGGTACCCGACCCGGACCGTGCACATCCATTTCACCATCCAGGTCGCGGGCGTCGAGAGCGTGACCTCCCAGCTCTACTTCGAGGACTCGCTCAACGACGACATCCTGCGCACCCAGGCGCTCTACAACACGCGCGGCACACGCGACACGCGCAACACCGACGACAAGGTGGCGTCACCCGACCAACAGAGCGACTTCGTGCTGCAAACCCAGAAGATGCCGGATGGGGCGCTGCTGGCCTGGAAGACCTTCATCGTCCGCTCCTCGACGGGCCTCCCCCTGTGCGAGGCCAACAGCGAGCACATCCAGGCGCTCCTCAAGTCGGGCGTCAATCCCTCGGACCCGAGCACCTTCCCCCCCGGAATGCTCCCCTCGAAGCTGAGCCGGTGA
- a CDS encoding DUF2243 domain-containing protein: MAGEARHQGALLSAGVLLGTGLGGFVDGILLHQILQWHHMLSSRLPPTELVPMKINMFWDGLFHAFTWLTTVIGLGLLWRAGQRPEVPWSTRTFVGSLSIGWGLFNVVEGLIDHQLLGIHHVHPGEAQLAWDIGFLFFGALLIVGGGALVRAGREDTLPRGVVPPVL; this comes from the coding sequence ATGGCGGGTGAGGCACGGCATCAGGGAGCGCTCCTCTCGGCGGGCGTGTTGCTCGGCACCGGGCTGGGCGGCTTCGTCGACGGAATCCTCCTGCACCAGATCCTCCAGTGGCACCACATGCTCTCGTCGCGGCTGCCGCCCACGGAGCTGGTGCCGATGAAGATCAACATGTTCTGGGATGGACTGTTCCACGCCTTCACCTGGCTGACGACGGTGATTGGGCTGGGCCTCTTGTGGCGCGCGGGCCAGCGCCCCGAGGTGCCCTGGTCGACGCGCACCTTCGTGGGCTCGCTGTCCATCGGCTGGGGCTTGTTCAACGTGGTGGAGGGGCTCATCGATCATCAGCTCCTCGGCATCCACCACGTCCACCCCGGAGAAGCACAGTTGGCCTGGGACATCGGCTTCCTGTTCTTCGGGGCGCTCCTCATCGTGGGAGGCGGTGCGCTCGTGCGCGCGGGCCGTGAGGACACCTTGCCGCGAGGTGTCGTCCCACCCGTGCTTTGA